Proteins encoded within one genomic window of Vanrija pseudolonga chromosome 3, complete sequence:
- the APE2 gene encoding Aminopeptidase 2, mitochondrial, with amino-acid sequence MLSSSLRLWPIHTSRIITRTRPAAAAATALRSLTTSTTSTTPRPGPRLSAHRQPHRTACFCASLSALSTDAMSASVSGGASASSAKPDEYRLPTDVYPRQYDLAFKTDLHSSPPSFAGEGLISLDVLNNTAKVVFNLHPSLNITHIALQTTELKTTAAVQIPISALTVDKDQERGKIDVSSLPGGGLKAGTKVKLFLRWEAELGTNMVGYYKSDGDLDEATGKRPIYALTQFEPTAARRAFPSWDEPLLKSQFAITMIARDHETVLANMPSVSVKPWKPASNASIDQVLAEGYELGSLLTKSYASGKTEGKTEGKTEGKTEGKTEGKTEGKTEGKTEAAAGSGNWNITKFENTPLVSTYLVAFACGEFASLESEHHSLLTGKTVPLKIYATPNQIKQAQFGLDIKKWALPVYEEIFDIAYPLPKLDTLVAHDFDAGAMENWGLITGRTTAYLYDPEKSSLAAKKRVATVQCHELAHMWFGDIVTMKWWDNLWLNEAFATLMGELVIPDRIWPEWKVRQEFLNVHLANALALDSQRSSHPIEVDCPDANQINQIFDSISYSKGASVLRMLSGVVGEEKFLKGVSIYLKKHVYGNAETKDLWEGIAEASGLDVAKIMANWTLKIGFPVITVEEPGDGTIKVTQNRFLSTGDVKPEEDETIWYVPLEVKTINGATEEIDHKAVLNERSATYKLGGSDTFKLNAETIGVYRVKYTPERLAKLGKDAQKFSVSDRVGLVSDATTLARAGYGKTSGSLTVALGVGETDTEFLPLAQVGGAFGKLAGVWWEQPEEVRNAISAARIKIFRPVIERLGYEDRPGDAPDVKELRELAVSTVAVAEDPEVLAELKARFQPFLSNNDDSRIPPDLQRSIFSNAVRHGGEAEYNKILEVYNKPPNPSSKVDAMYALAAARDAKLLDRTFAMLTDGSVKDQDLYIFFYGLGGNRAARRRVADYFFDNYDALNKRYSDSFGISYLIKGSLNSLSSKEDLEKVKAFFKDKDVRRFRLSVAQVYDTIQAASDWLERDQKDVEQWLKENKFL; translated from the exons ATGCTATCATCCTCACTTCGCCTCTGGCCAATCCACACATCGAGGATCATCACACGCACgcgtccagcagcagcagcagcgacagcacTCCGCTCCCTT ACAACtagcaccaccagcaccaccccTCGGCCCGGCCCGAGACTCTCTGcccaccgccagccgcaCCGCACGGCCTGCTTCTGCGCTTCGCTCTCCGCCTTATCCACCGACGCAATGTCCGCCTCCGTGTCCGGCGGTGcttccgcctcgtccgccaAGCCCGACGAGTACCGTCTCCCCACCGACGTCTACCCCCGCCAGTATGACCTCGCGTTCAAGACCGACCTCCACTCGTCGCCTCCCAGCTTTGCCGGCGAGGGTCTTATCTCGCTCGACGTCCTCAACAACACGGCCAAGGTCGTGTTCAACCTCCACCCCTCGTTGAACATCACCCACATTGCCCTCCAGACCACCGAGCTCAAGACCACCGCTGCGGTCCAGATCCCCATCTCGGCGCTCACGGTTGACAAGGACCAGGAGCGCGGCAAGATTGATGTCTCGAGCCTtcccggcggcggcctcaaGGCCGGCACCAAGGTCAAGCTCTTCCTCCGCtgggaggccgagctcggcaccaACATGGTCGGCTACTACAAGTCggacggcgacctcgacgaggccactGGCAAGCGTCCTAT CTACGCGCTTACCCAGTTCGAGCCTaccgctgcccgccgcgcgttCCCGTCCTGGGACGAGCCCTTGCTCAAGTCGCAGTTCGCCATCACCATGATCGCCCGCGACCACGAGACTGTGCTCGCCAACATGCCTTCCGTGTCGGTCAAGCCTTGGAAGCCGGCCTCGAACGCTTCGATCGACCAGGTCCTTGCTGAGGGCTAcgagctcggctcgctcctcACCAAGTCGTACGCCTCTGGCAAGACTGAGGGCAAGACCGAGGGCAAGACTGAGGGAAAGACCGAGGGCAAGACTGAGGGCAAGACGGAGGGTAAGACTGAGGGCAAGACTgaggctgccgccggctcgggcaaCTGGAACATCACCAAGTTCGAGAACACCCCCCTTGTCTCGACCTACCTCGTCGCCTTCGCTTGCGGTGAGTTTGCCAGCCTCGAGAGCGAGCACCACTCGCTCCTCACCGGCAAGACTGTCCCCCTCAAGATCTACGCCACGCCCAACCAGATCAAGCAGGCCCAGTTCGGCCTCGACATCAAGAAGTGGGCGCTCCCCGTGTACGAGGAGATCTTCGACATTGCCTACCCCCTGCCCAAGCTCGACACTCTCGTCGCCCATGACTTTGACGCCGGTGCCATGGAGAACTGGGGTCTCATCACTGGCCGTACCACTGCCTACCTCTACGACCCCGAGAAGTCGTCGCTTGCCGCCAAGAAGCGTGTGGCCACCGTTCAGtgccacgagctcgcccacATGTGGTTCGGCGACATTGTCACCATGAAGTGGTGGGACAACCTCTGGCTCAACGAGGCGTTCGCCACGCTCatgggcgagctcgtcatcCCCGACCGCATCTGGCCCGAGTGGAAGGTCCGCCAGGAGTTCCTCAACGTCCACCTTGccaacgccctcgccctcgactcGCAGCGCTCGTCGCACCccatcgaggtcgactgcCCCGACGCCAACCAGATTAACCAGATCTTCGACTCGATCTCGTACTCGAAGGGCGCCTCGGTCCTCCGCATGCTTTCCGGCGTTGTTGGCGAGGAGAAGTTCCTCAAGGGTGTGTCCATCTACCTCAAGAAGCACGTCTACGGAAacgccgagaccaaggacCTCTGGGAGGGTATCGCGGAGGCGTcgggcctcgacgtcgccaagATCATGGCCAACTGGACTCTCAAGATTGGTTTCCCCGTCATCACTGTCGAGGAGCCCGGAGACGGCACCATCAAGGTGACCCAGAACCGTTTCCTCTCTACCGGCGAcgtcaagcccgaggaggacgagaccATCTGGTACGTCCCTCTCGAGGTCAAGACGATCAACGGCGCCACCGAGGAGATCGACCACAAGGCTGTGCTCAACGAGCGCTCCGCCACCTacaagctcggcggctcggACACGTTCAAGCTCAACGCCGAGACCATTGGTGTCTACCGCGTCAAGTACACTCCTGAGCGCCTtgccaagctcggcaaggacgccCAGAAGTTCTCCGTCTCGGACCGTGTCGGTCTCGTTTCGGACGCCACCAccctcgcccgtgccggcTACGGCAagacctcgggctcgctcACTGTCGCCCTTGGTGTTGGTGAGACCGACACCGAGTTCCTTCCcctcgcccaggtcggcggtgcgttcggcaagctcgccggTGTCTGGTGGGAGCAGCCCGAGGAGGTGCGCAACGCCATCAGCGCTGCCCGCATCAAGATCTTCCGCCCCGTCATTGAGCGCCTCGGCTACGAGGACCGCCCTGGAGACGCTCCCGACGTCAAGGAGCTCCGTGAGCTCGCTGTTTCGACggttgccgtcgccgaggaccccgaggtcctcgccgagctcaaggcgcgcTTCCAGCCCTTCCTCTCGAACAACGACGACTCGCGTATCCCCCCCGACCTCCAGCGCTCCATCTTCTCCAACGCCGTCCGCCACGGTGGCGAGGCCGAGTACAACAAGATCCTCGAGGTGTACAACAAGCCCCCCAACCCCAGCTCCAAGGTCGACGCCATGTACGCGCTTGCCGCTGCCCGTGACGCCAAGCTGCTGGACCGCACCTTTGCCATGCTCACGGACGGATCTGTCAAGGACCAGGACCTGTACATCTTCTTCTacggccttggcggcaaccgcgccgctcgccgccgcgttgcCGACTACTTCTTCGACAACTACGACGCT CTCAACAAGCGCTACTCGGACTCGTTCGGTATCTCGTACCTCATCAAGGGCTCTCTCAACTCGCTGTCGAGcaaggaggacctcgagaAGGTCAAGGCCTTCTTCAAGGACAAGG ACGTCCGCCGCTTCCGCCTGTCGGTTGCCCAGGTGTACGACACTATCCAGGCCGCGTCCGActggctcgagcgcgaccagAAGGATGT